In Leucobacter insecticola, one DNA window encodes the following:
- a CDS encoding deoxyguanosinetriphosphate triphosphohydrolase — translation MGSDRGAAAQLPEGYTAADAERFLPEERGTDNTASARSDFARDRARVLHSSGWRRLAAKTQVLSPTAGIDFARNRLTHSLEVAQIGRELAVSLGLAQDVVDTACLAHDLGHPPFGHNGERALNEWAADAGGFEGNAQTLRVLTRLEPKRFTPDGQSVGMNLTRATLDASCKYPWSLAEAAPGSTKFGYFSDDAPVFNWLRAGAPPQVKCAEAQAMDLADDIAYSVHDFEDAVVSEFIDPEILTARSGHESLIRAVSEWAGGRFSADELGEAYNRIAAQPTWLTRWNGSRQHQAQLKNFTSDMIGRFARSAIHDTLEMADGQPLARYGAGIVVPRSVRAEIAVLKGIVAAFVMASGRRQPTYRRQRELLLELLQTLWEFGPAELEPPFAADYLAAANEAEAKRAVVDQVATLTDQSAIAWHKRLCDVPLV, via the coding sequence GTGGGTAGCGACCGCGGCGCGGCTGCGCAGCTTCCGGAGGGCTATACCGCGGCGGATGCGGAGCGATTCCTGCCTGAGGAACGGGGCACCGACAACACGGCTTCGGCACGGAGCGATTTTGCACGCGATCGCGCTCGCGTACTGCATTCGAGCGGTTGGCGGCGGCTGGCTGCAAAAACCCAGGTTCTCAGCCCAACGGCCGGCATCGATTTCGCTCGCAATCGCCTCACCCACTCGCTCGAGGTGGCGCAGATTGGCCGCGAGCTCGCCGTGTCACTCGGCCTCGCACAGGATGTTGTCGATACGGCCTGTCTCGCACACGATCTTGGGCACCCACCGTTCGGACACAACGGTGAACGGGCGCTGAATGAGTGGGCTGCAGACGCCGGCGGTTTCGAAGGCAACGCACAGACACTCCGTGTGCTCACGCGCTTAGAGCCGAAGCGGTTTACCCCTGACGGCCAGAGCGTCGGCATGAATCTGACGCGGGCAACGCTCGATGCGAGTTGCAAGTATCCGTGGAGCCTCGCCGAAGCAGCACCCGGCAGCACGAAGTTTGGCTACTTCTCGGATGATGCGCCCGTGTTCAACTGGCTCCGCGCTGGCGCGCCCCCACAGGTCAAGTGCGCGGAGGCGCAGGCGATGGATCTGGCCGATGACATCGCGTATTCCGTGCACGACTTTGAAGACGCGGTGGTGAGCGAGTTCATCGATCCCGAGATCCTGACGGCGCGCTCCGGTCACGAAAGCTTGATCCGAGCCGTGTCGGAGTGGGCCGGGGGAAGATTCTCGGCCGACGAGCTCGGCGAGGCTTACAATCGCATCGCCGCGCAGCCCACCTGGCTCACCCGCTGGAATGGCTCCAGGCAGCACCAAGCGCAGCTGAAGAACTTTACGAGCGACATGATCGGTCGTTTCGCTCGGTCTGCGATCCACGACACCCTTGAGATGGCCGATGGCCAGCCGCTTGCTCGGTACGGAGCAGGCATTGTGGTGCCGCGCAGCGTGCGTGCCGAGATTGCGGTGTTGAAGGGGATCGTCGCTGCGTTTGTGATGGCGAGCGGGCGCAGGCAACCCACCTATCGTCGGCAACGAGAGCTTCTGCTCGAACTCCTGCAAACGCTGTGGGAGTTTGGCCCTGCGGAGCTTGAACCGCCCTTTGCAGCCGACTACCTCGCGGCTGCAAACGAAGCGGAAGCGAAACGCGCAGTGGTGGATCAGGTTGCCACGCTCACGGATCAATCTGCGATCGCGTGGCACAAGCGCCTCTGCGATGTCCCGCTCGTATAG
- a CDS encoding isoprenyl transferase, whose product MHNAPTALVPVDWTGEQPPHFDGPAPKHIAIVMDGNGRWANRRGLSRVEGHRMGEQALLDVVAGAIQAGVSHLSVYAFSTENWRRSPDEVRFLMGFNRDVLRRRREQLHAWNVRMRWAGRRPKLWGSVINELQASERRTARNTGLTLTMCVNYGGRNEITDAVREIAREVRAGRLSPNGISERTIERHLYVPELPDVDLFLRSSGEQRTSNFMLWQSAYAEMVFLDTLWPDFGRADLWRAIQMFHARDRRFGGAVDRPGTGS is encoded by the coding sequence ATGCACAACGCACCCACCGCTCTGGTGCCCGTCGACTGGACCGGCGAACAGCCGCCCCATTTTGACGGCCCAGCCCCCAAACATATCGCCATCGTGATGGACGGCAACGGACGCTGGGCGAATCGCCGCGGGCTGTCGCGTGTCGAGGGGCACCGCATGGGGGAGCAGGCGCTTCTCGATGTGGTCGCCGGCGCGATTCAGGCGGGAGTAAGTCACCTCAGCGTCTACGCCTTCTCCACCGAAAACTGGCGGCGTTCACCCGATGAGGTGCGCTTTCTGATGGGCTTCAACCGGGATGTTCTGCGTCGCCGTCGGGAACAACTCCACGCCTGGAACGTGCGGATGCGGTGGGCCGGTCGACGCCCGAAACTCTGGGGTTCCGTCATCAACGAACTGCAGGCTTCCGAGCGACGCACCGCAAGAAACACCGGACTCACCCTCACCATGTGCGTCAATTACGGCGGCCGCAACGAAATCACCGATGCGGTGCGCGAGATTGCGCGGGAAGTGCGCGCGGGCAGGCTCTCCCCGAATGGGATCAGCGAGCGCACGATCGAACGTCACCTCTACGTTCCCGAGCTCCCCGACGTCGATCTATTCTTGCGCAGCTCGGGCGAGCAGCGCACCAGCAACTTCATGCTGTGGCAGTCCGCCTACGCCGAGATGGTGTTCCTCGACACGCTGTGGCCGGATTTTGGACGAGCGGATCTGTGGCGTGCGATCCAAATGTTTCATGCTCGGGATCGCCGCTTTGGTGGCGCGGTTGATCGTCCGGGCACGGGATCCTGA
- the recO gene encoding DNA repair protein RecO: MPLYREEGVVIRTQKLGEADRIVTMLTRGRGLLRAVAKGVRRTSSKFGARLEPFMVADVQCYEGRTLDTITQAETLGAYGPQISADYDRYRAGNVMVETAERIAEGGPSRDQYTLLVGALRTLAAARIPSELVRDGYLMRAMGQAGWTPGFDHCVRCGAPGPHTVVAVQMGGVVCENCRVPGSPRLDPGSIELLAALLSGDWDRALESTERERGQAAGIAAAHTQWHLERGLRSFSAPRA; this comes from the coding sequence ATGCCACTATACCGAGAAGAAGGTGTGGTGATCCGCACGCAGAAACTCGGTGAGGCGGATCGCATCGTCACCATGCTGACGCGCGGTCGCGGACTCTTACGCGCCGTCGCGAAAGGCGTGCGCCGCACCTCCTCGAAGTTCGGCGCAAGGCTCGAACCCTTCATGGTCGCTGACGTTCAGTGCTACGAGGGCCGCACGCTCGACACCATTACGCAGGCAGAAACGTTGGGCGCCTACGGTCCTCAAATCAGTGCCGATTACGATCGTTACCGCGCGGGTAATGTGATGGTCGAGACCGCTGAGCGGATCGCAGAAGGCGGCCCATCCAGAGATCAGTACACCTTGCTTGTTGGCGCGCTGCGCACGCTCGCCGCGGCCAGAATCCCCTCGGAACTCGTGCGCGACGGCTACCTGATGCGCGCTATGGGCCAGGCGGGCTGGACCCCCGGCTTCGATCACTGCGTGCGCTGTGGCGCGCCCGGTCCGCACACCGTCGTCGCCGTGCAAATGGGCGGTGTCGTCTGCGAAAACTGCCGAGTGCCCGGTTCCCCGCGGCTTGATCCGGGCAGCATCGAGCTTCTGGCAGCGCTGCTTTCGGGCGACTGGGATCGCGCGCTCGAATCGACAGAACGCGAACGCGGGCAGGCAGCGGGAATCGCCGCCGCCCACACGCAGTGGCACCTTGAGCGCGGGCTGCGCTCTTTCAGTGCTCCGCGGGCATAA
- a CDS encoding trimeric intracellular cation channel family protein, whose product MLDETFTTPLPADLVAVGVGSLQGALFAAGFKRIDLLGVAIIGIASGIGGGFLRDILLGVTPAAFSDNLYLIVATGAAFLGMLLPRLFQRLDPLVTSLDALSIGMFGAIGATKALAMGMPVVPAIFIGTVSAVGGGVLRDVMLNIPIALMHVGSLYAFASLAGVSVLIALLALGVPVFVAGLVCVVVTAIVRLLAVRFGWSLPEQRALSRLRLRRQRQVEEAIDEALHTGSISLPTTDPNPSDPERNVTP is encoded by the coding sequence GTGCTTGACGAAACCTTTACCACTCCCCTCCCGGCCGATCTTGTCGCGGTGGGCGTGGGGAGCCTGCAAGGGGCGCTTTTTGCTGCGGGCTTTAAACGTATCGACCTACTTGGCGTCGCCATTATCGGTATTGCCTCGGGAATCGGCGGCGGGTTTCTGCGCGACATTCTTCTAGGGGTGACGCCCGCAGCGTTTTCAGACAACTTGTATCTGATCGTCGCGACCGGTGCGGCATTTCTTGGCATGCTGCTCCCCCGTTTGTTTCAACGACTAGACCCGCTCGTCACGTCGCTCGACGCGCTCAGTATCGGCATGTTTGGCGCGATTGGGGCGACAAAAGCGTTGGCAATGGGCATGCCGGTGGTGCCGGCCATATTCATCGGAACCGTTTCGGCGGTGGGCGGCGGAGTGCTGCGCGACGTCATGCTGAATATTCCGATCGCGCTCATGCACGTTGGCTCGCTGTATGCGTTCGCGAGCCTCGCGGGCGTTAGCGTGCTCATTGCGCTGTTGGCGCTTGGGGTGCCAGTCTTTGTTGCGGGACTTGTGTGCGTTGTGGTCACGGCGATCGTCAGGCTCCTCGCGGTGCGGTTCGGGTGGAGTCTCCCCGAGCAGCGTGCGCTCAGTCGCCTCAGACTTCGGCGTCAGCGTCAGGTCGAAGAAGCTATCGATGAGGCGCTACACACGGGCAGCATTTCGCTGCCGACCACTGATCCGAATCCTAGTGATCCTGAACGGAATGTGACGCCGTAG
- the ruvC gene encoding crossover junction endodeoxyribonuclease RuvC: MRIIGIDPGLTRLGVGIVSTDAGRRVTFEHVEVMRSPADASTPARLLQLGSGIQRLLDGEKPDAIALERVFAQQNLPSVMGVAQISGVVMFLAEQRGIPVALYTPNEVKSQVTGYGAADKAQVTTMVTRLLRLGAPPKPADAADALALAITHAWHLGRGGAADRVGKISPAGETPAQRAWREAEQKSGTRRSPRH; encoded by the coding sequence ATGCGCATCATCGGTATCGACCCGGGGCTGACCCGCCTCGGGGTCGGGATCGTATCAACCGATGCCGGGCGGCGCGTCACTTTCGAACATGTTGAGGTGATGCGCAGCCCCGCAGACGCAAGTACACCCGCGCGGCTTCTGCAACTGGGATCCGGGATCCAGCGCCTGCTTGACGGGGAAAAGCCCGACGCGATCGCCCTCGAGAGAGTATTCGCGCAGCAGAACCTGCCGAGCGTGATGGGGGTCGCACAGATCAGTGGCGTCGTGATGTTCCTCGCTGAGCAGCGCGGGATCCCGGTGGCCCTGTACACTCCGAACGAAGTAAAGTCTCAGGTCACCGGTTACGGGGCGGCGGATAAGGCCCAAGTGACGACGATGGTGACCAGGCTTCTCCGTCTCGGGGCTCCGCCAAAGCCCGCTGACGCGGCAGACGCCCTCGCGCTCGCGATCACTCACGCCTGGCATCTAGGTCGTGGCGGTGCGGCCGACCGCGTCGGGAAGATTTCGCCCGCGGGAGAAACGCCCGCACAGCGTGCGTGGCGCGAGGCAGAACAGAAGTCGGGCACCCGGCGAAGCCCGCGCCACTGA
- a CDS encoding YebC/PmpR family DNA-binding transcriptional regulator: MSGHSKWATTKHKKAIIDSRRAKAFAKYIKNIEVAARMGGADLAGNPTLADAVHKAKKNSVPGDNIERAIKRGAGIDGDAVEYLTIMYEAYGPNGVALMVECLTDNKNRAAAEVRTALSRNGGTLADPGSVAYNFARKGVITVPAEGTTEDDVLDAVLDAGAEEVNLTPNGEAFEVITEASELVAARTALVDAGIDYEAADAEFVPSLKVEIDAATARKVFQIIDALEDSDDVQNVYSNFDLTSEVQAELAGDE; the protein is encoded by the coding sequence GTGTCAGGTCACTCCAAGTGGGCAACGACAAAGCACAAGAAGGCGATTATCGACAGTCGCCGTGCGAAGGCGTTTGCCAAGTACATCAAGAATATTGAGGTCGCGGCGCGCATGGGCGGCGCCGATCTTGCCGGCAACCCGACGCTCGCCGATGCGGTCCACAAGGCAAAGAAGAACTCCGTTCCCGGAGACAACATTGAGCGCGCGATCAAGCGCGGAGCCGGTATCGACGGCGACGCGGTTGAGTACCTCACCATCATGTACGAGGCCTACGGACCAAATGGCGTCGCCCTCATGGTCGAGTGCCTCACCGACAACAAGAACCGCGCCGCCGCCGAGGTACGCACCGCGCTCAGCCGTAACGGTGGCACTCTCGCCGATCCCGGCAGCGTCGCCTACAACTTTGCCCGCAAGGGCGTCATCACGGTTCCCGCTGAGGGCACCACCGAAGACGATGTGCTCGACGCCGTGCTCGACGCCGGAGCAGAAGAGGTCAATCTGACCCCCAACGGCGAAGCTTTCGAGGTCATCACAGAGGCCTCAGAGCTGGTTGCGGCCCGTACTGCCCTCGTCGATGCAGGCATCGATTATGAGGCAGCCGATGCAGAATTCGTGCCGAGCCTGAAGGTGGAGATTGACGCCGCCACGGCACGCAAGGTGTTTCAGATTATCGATGCGCTCGAAGACAGCGACGATGTGCAGAACGTCTACTCGAACTTTGATCTCACCTCCGAGGTGCAGGCGGAGCTGGCCGGGGACGAGTAG
- a CDS encoding HIT family protein, whose product MARLWVPHRMVYVADHHQPDHTDCPFCEAPKRSDEDALIVARGETAYVLLNLFPYNNGHMLVCPYRHVSLYDEATREEVAEVAALTQVAMRVAREVMGCQGFNIGMNQGEIAGAGVAAHLHQHIVPRWAADSNFFPIIAKTKALPQLLGDVRASFAAAWPHP is encoded by the coding sequence ATGGCGCGACTGTGGGTGCCACATCGCATGGTCTACGTCGCGGATCACCACCAACCGGACCACACTGACTGCCCCTTCTGCGAGGCGCCAAAGCGCAGCGATGAAGACGCGCTCATTGTTGCCCGGGGTGAGACCGCCTATGTGCTGCTCAACCTGTTTCCCTACAACAACGGACACATGTTGGTCTGCCCCTATCGCCATGTATCGCTTTATGACGAGGCGACGCGGGAAGAGGTCGCGGAGGTCGCGGCTCTGACACAGGTGGCGATGCGAGTCGCCCGCGAGGTGATGGGCTGCCAGGGTTTCAATATCGGCATGAACCAGGGAGAGATCGCCGGGGCCGGAGTCGCGGCGCACCTGCATCAGCACATCGTGCCCCGCTGGGCTGCCGATTCAAACTTCTTTCCGATCATCGCAAAGACGAAGGCACTCCCGCAGCTGCTCGGTGATGTACGCGCCTCCTTTGCTGCGGCCTGGCCGCACCCTTAG
- the thrS gene encoding threonine--tRNA ligase, whose product MADGFSLFTDRSIVAMRVNGELRDLAAEVTESDTVEPVTIDSDEGLSILRHSAAHVLAQAVQTINPETKLGIGPPIADGFYYDFDPAEPFTPEDLKAISSQMQKIVKQGQRFVRRVVTEDEARDELANEPYKLELIGLKGGSGDEVTGSDNENVEVGGAELTIYDNVDPKTGEVCWKDLCRGPHLPNTRMIGNGWALMRSAGAYWRGSEANPMLQRIYGTAWPTKDELREYQTRLEEAAKRDHRKLGVEMDLFSFPDEIGSGLAVFHPKGGIIRHEIESYMRDELLRNGYEVVNSPHITKGTLFETSQHLNWYKDGMFPAMHLDEVVDADGNVTKQGQDYYLKPMNCPFHNLIFRARARSYRELPLRLAEFGTVYRYEKSGTLSGLTRVRGLTQDDAHIYVTDEQVKEEIKRQLEFVFATLRAYGLNDFYLELSTRDPEKSVGSDAQWELATETLRQVGEESGLELVADPGGAAFYGPKISVQARDAIGRTWQLSTVQLDFNQPELFELEYAAADGTRKQPIMIHRALLGSVERFFAILLEHYAGAFPVWLSPVQVVGIPVAEHYGEYLDEIIAQLRNRGVRAEVDHSDDRMPKKIRNHTKAKVPFQLIAGEEDREAGAVSFRFRDGTQLNGVPINEAIERIVRSIESHEQVSTAWTE is encoded by the coding sequence GTGGCAGACGGATTCTCCCTGTTTACCGATCGTTCGATTGTCGCCATGCGCGTCAATGGCGAACTGCGCGATCTTGCCGCAGAGGTGACGGAGTCCGACACTGTCGAGCCGGTCACAATCGATTCCGATGAGGGCCTCAGCATCCTCCGCCACTCGGCCGCGCACGTGCTGGCACAAGCGGTGCAGACGATTAATCCCGAGACCAAGCTCGGGATCGGCCCGCCCATCGCCGATGGCTTCTACTACGACTTTGATCCCGCGGAGCCGTTCACACCCGAGGATCTGAAGGCGATCTCGTCCCAGATGCAGAAGATCGTAAAGCAGGGGCAGCGCTTCGTGCGCCGTGTCGTCACCGAGGATGAGGCACGGGACGAGCTCGCGAACGAACCCTACAAGCTCGAATTGATCGGGCTCAAGGGTGGCAGCGGCGATGAAGTCACAGGATCCGACAACGAGAACGTTGAAGTCGGTGGAGCCGAGCTCACGATCTACGACAACGTCGATCCGAAGACCGGCGAGGTCTGCTGGAAGGATCTCTGCCGCGGCCCGCATCTGCCCAACACCCGCATGATCGGCAACGGCTGGGCGCTGATGCGCAGCGCGGGCGCGTACTGGCGCGGCAGCGAGGCGAATCCGATGCTCCAGCGCATCTACGGCACCGCGTGGCCGACCAAGGACGAACTTCGTGAGTACCAGACCCGCTTGGAGGAGGCTGCCAAGCGCGACCACCGCAAGCTCGGTGTCGAGATGGACCTCTTCAGCTTCCCCGACGAAATTGGCTCTGGCCTCGCGGTCTTCCACCCCAAGGGCGGAATCATCCGTCACGAAATCGAGTCGTACATGCGCGACGAACTGCTGCGCAACGGCTACGAGGTCGTCAACAGCCCCCACATCACCAAGGGCACCCTTTTTGAAACCAGTCAGCACCTGAACTGGTATAAGGACGGCATGTTCCCGGCGATGCACCTCGACGAGGTCGTCGACGCTGATGGGAACGTCACGAAGCAGGGGCAAGATTACTACCTGAAGCCCATGAACTGCCCGTTCCACAATCTGATCTTCCGCGCCCGTGCTCGCAGCTATCGCGAATTGCCGCTGCGTCTGGCCGAGTTCGGTACGGTCTACCGCTACGAAAAGAGCGGTACGCTCTCCGGCCTCACCCGCGTGCGCGGGCTGACTCAGGATGACGCGCACATTTATGTCACGGATGAGCAGGTGAAGGAAGAGATCAAGCGACAGCTCGAGTTCGTGTTTGCGACGCTGCGCGCTTACGGCCTCAACGACTTCTATCTTGAACTGTCAACGCGGGATCCCGAAAAGTCTGTCGGCTCAGACGCTCAGTGGGAACTCGCGACGGAAACGCTGCGCCAGGTGGGTGAGGAGTCCGGCCTCGAACTCGTGGCCGATCCCGGCGGCGCGGCGTTCTACGGCCCGAAGATTTCGGTGCAGGCTCGCGACGCGATCGGTCGCACTTGGCAGCTTTCAACCGTGCAACTCGACTTCAACCAGCCCGAACTCTTTGAGCTCGAGTACGCGGCAGCCGACGGCACGCGCAAGCAGCCGATCATGATCCACCGCGCACTGCTCGGCTCGGTCGAGCGCTTCTTCGCGATCCTGCTTGAGCACTACGCGGGAGCGTTCCCCGTGTGGCTCTCGCCCGTGCAGGTGGTCGGGATCCCCGTCGCCGAGCACTATGGCGAGTACCTTGACGAGATCATTGCCCAATTGCGTAACCGCGGCGTACGCGCCGAGGTCGACCACAGCGATGACCGCATGCCGAAGAAGATCCGCAACCACACGAAGGCCAAGGTACCCTTCCAGCTCATTGCGGGTGAGGAGGATCGCGAGGCGGGCGCCGTGAGTTTCCGCTTCCGTGACGGCACGCAGCTGAACGGTGTGCCTATCAATGAGGCGATCGAACGCATCGTCAGGTCGATCGAGTCCCACGAGCAGGTGTCGACCGCGTGGACGGAGTAG
- a CDS encoding coiled-coil domain-containing protein, with protein MGTRLRRGAKRTIAFLLTTAVLVAGVIAFSFRQDIQDHFRALGFDPSARTIEVMDFLQLTDRGERVFLASRPTVDGSQLFNAQCSGVNHSEEGHVLGCYTGERIHLFDVPDPRIGGIVEVTAAHELLHATFDRLSDGERAALTERLMTAYDVLSLEHPELVERMSVYAHLSATAFANELHSVLGTEVRDLPSWLEQRYGDWFKNRDALIDHFESFHAVFVELEDQAKTLETEMTALRADVERRNAEYDATVHQFNLDAADLRRRNENFEFSDNPAEFNRMRDELAKRRAAIQSTLDGLQADIDRYNAMREELQKLSQQSTELQEKLNSELAPVTSQPEE; from the coding sequence ATGGGAACGAGGCTGCGCAGAGGAGCGAAACGCACGATCGCGTTCCTGCTCACGACCGCAGTGCTCGTTGCGGGGGTCATTGCTTTTTCCTTTCGCCAAGATATTCAGGATCATTTCCGCGCTTTAGGTTTTGATCCTTCTGCTCGCACGATTGAAGTTATGGACTTTCTGCAGCTCACGGACAGGGGTGAGCGGGTGTTCCTCGCCTCTCGTCCCACCGTCGACGGCAGTCAGCTTTTCAACGCACAGTGCTCGGGTGTTAATCATTCAGAAGAAGGGCATGTGCTTGGTTGCTATACGGGGGAGCGTATCCACCTGTTTGACGTTCCAGATCCTCGGATCGGCGGGATCGTGGAGGTCACCGCCGCGCACGAGCTCCTTCATGCCACGTTTGACCGTTTGAGTGACGGCGAGCGGGCAGCGCTGACCGAGCGGCTCATGACCGCCTACGACGTGCTGAGTCTTGAGCACCCCGAGCTTGTTGAGCGCATGTCGGTGTATGCGCATCTCTCTGCTACCGCTTTCGCGAATGAACTTCATTCAGTGCTGGGAACCGAAGTACGGGATCTGCCAAGCTGGCTTGAGCAGCGATATGGGGACTGGTTTAAGAATCGCGATGCACTGATTGATCATTTCGAGTCGTTTCACGCAGTGTTTGTCGAACTCGAGGATCAAGCAAAGACCCTTGAAACCGAGATGACGGCGCTTCGCGCGGATGTTGAACGGCGCAACGCCGAGTACGACGCCACGGTGCATCAGTTCAACCTCGACGCGGCAGATCTTCGTAGACGAAACGAAAACTTCGAGTTTTCTGACAATCCCGCCGAGTTCAATCGAATGCGCGACGAGCTCGCCAAACGGCGCGCGGCAATCCAGAGCACGCTTGATGGCTTACAGGCCGATATCGACCGATACAACGCCATGCGTGAAGAACTCCAAAAGCTCAGCCAACAGAGCACCGAACTTCAAGAAAAACTCAATAGTGAGCTCGCGCCGGTGACAAGCCAACCGGAGGAGTGA
- a CDS encoding type II toxin-antitoxin system HipA family toxin, whose amino-acid sequence MTFRRVEVLEVRAWGSLVGAVTQLPDSPLAVFEYNRAWRGPELSPLLMARSPRRRTWTFPGLSLETFHGLPPLLAGSVPDDFGNAVITAALLREGLQRADVRPIDRLAYVGTRAMGALTFHPAQSPKLEATALEMAQLVEGARRAIRGSLAEDQRSETVNEILSVGVSAGGARAKAIIAFEPESGEVRVGGIDAPEGFEQWLIKFDGVGEDRELGTGGDFGRIEYAYSLMARQAGIEMAECRLLEEADRAHFMTRRFDRPGVHGERLHLQSLNDLLGLDFRQRVTHGYESLFQADAELQSGAAEQIFRRMVFNVLGSNHDDHTKNHAFLLSQEGSWRLSPAYDLSYAYNPQGFWTSQHLMGVNGKFAQITRADLLGIADRYRVPGASRVLREVAAAVAEFTDFARAAGVSKTRTQQIERRLRELRDESGA is encoded by the coding sequence ATGACGTTTCGACGAGTCGAGGTCCTTGAGGTGCGTGCTTGGGGGTCCCTGGTCGGCGCCGTCACGCAGCTCCCAGACTCGCCGCTGGCGGTGTTTGAGTACAACCGGGCCTGGCGTGGGCCGGAGCTGTCACCTCTGCTCATGGCGCGCTCACCCCGAAGACGCACCTGGACCTTCCCCGGCCTTTCCCTCGAAACCTTTCACGGACTGCCGCCACTTCTCGCGGGATCGGTGCCAGACGACTTCGGCAACGCGGTGATCACTGCCGCGCTACTTCGAGAGGGGCTGCAACGTGCAGATGTGCGCCCCATCGACCGGCTCGCCTATGTCGGAACGCGGGCGATGGGTGCGCTCACCTTTCACCCCGCGCAGTCGCCGAAGCTGGAGGCGACCGCACTCGAAATGGCGCAACTCGTTGAGGGAGCGAGGCGCGCGATCCGCGGGTCTCTGGCAGAGGATCAGCGCAGCGAGACCGTGAACGAGATCCTCTCTGTGGGTGTTTCGGCCGGCGGCGCACGGGCGAAGGCGATCATCGCGTTCGAGCCCGAGAGCGGCGAGGTGCGCGTCGGCGGCATTGACGCTCCCGAGGGCTTCGAGCAGTGGCTCATCAAGTTCGATGGTGTGGGGGAGGACCGCGAACTCGGCACCGGCGGCGACTTCGGTCGCATCGAGTATGCGTATTCGCTCATGGCTCGGCAAGCGGGTATCGAGATGGCGGAGTGCCGGCTACTCGAGGAGGCGGATCGGGCACACTTCATGACCCGCCGCTTCGACCGACCGGGTGTTCACGGCGAACGGCTGCACCTGCAGTCCCTCAACGATCTGCTCGGACTCGACTTCCGGCAGCGCGTCACGCACGGCTACGAATCGCTCTTTCAGGCCGACGCGGAGCTTCAGAGTGGAGCCGCCGAGCAGATCTTCCGGCGCATGGTCTTCAACGTGCTGGGGTCAAACCATGACGACCACACGAAGAACCACGCTTTTCTCCTTTCGCAGGAAGGTTCGTGGCGGCTTTCACCCGCCTACGATCTCAGCTACGCATACAACCCGCAAGGGTTCTGGACGTCGCAGCACTTGATGGGGGTGAACGGGAAGTTCGCGCAGATCACTCGCGCAGATCTCTTGGGGATCGCCGACAGGTATCGGGTCCCGGGTGCATCGCGGGTGCTCCGTGAGGTCGCCGCGGCGGTCGCCGAGTTCACGGACTTCGCACGTGCCGCCGGAGTCTCTAAGACTCGCACCCAGCAGATTGAGCGACGTCTGCGGGAGCTGCGCGACGAGTCTGGGGCCTGA
- a CDS encoding helix-turn-helix domain-containing protein, giving the protein MDTKVTTAKAWESEQWEAHIGQQVRRARLEENSSQAQLAERANVALGALKNLEAGRGSTLRTLVRVVRALGLEEWLEELSPDPGISPMAMLRAARDSAPPKRASGSRRERA; this is encoded by the coding sequence ATGGACACAAAAGTGACCACGGCTAAGGCATGGGAGTCTGAGCAGTGGGAGGCGCACATTGGGCAACAGGTGCGCCGAGCACGACTCGAAGAGAACTCCTCGCAGGCGCAACTCGCCGAGCGCGCAAATGTGGCGCTCGGGGCGCTTAAGAATCTCGAAGCGGGAAGAGGATCCACCCTCCGCACGCTTGTGCGTGTCGTTCGCGCACTCGGGCTTGAAGAGTGGCTCGAAGAGTTGAGCCCGGATCCGGGCATCAGCCCCATGGCGATGCTGCGCGCTGCCCGCGACTCCGCGCCACCGAAGCGGGCATCGGGATCCCGAAGGGAGCGAGCATGA